From Styela clava chromosome 6, kaStyClav1.hap1.2, whole genome shotgun sequence, one genomic window encodes:
- the LOC144424395 gene encoding arylsulfatase G-like, with the protein MKATTPIIITVAGGFLLFQFWSLYGYVDEKPNSRPNFIIFFADDIGWGDLGANWKENQHVTPNLNKMAEMGMRLTDFHTGSSVCAPSRAALLTGRLGARTGLVTNFIPNSVGGLPRNETILAEVLKENGYRTGMIGKWHLGITEKYHPSSRGFDFYYGLPYSNDMGCVDVPTFNRPMCKPCAKTPSNNTSDVNDVVCQDSNTAVPLYKNRDIVEQPVDLINLGDHYAEKAQQFISEASQGDEPFFLYVAFAHMHVPHAHAPRFTNSTDVKTVYADTLHEMDDVIGGILSTLHEGGKEDNTMIWFTGDNGPWQSKCEYGGNSGPFLGTWLTTTYGGGCTAKCTTWEAGHREPAIVVWPGHIKPNTSSDALLSSMDVFPTMLKSAGIEMPKYRKYDGIDVANVLQGVSTKAHDVLYHPNSGVTHPIGEIDTIRMGPYKIFWKTGGTGGTSRSCNGKEAPQVSHNPPLVFNLEKDQAESTPITAQTDPDYLKILESAESLRSNIIADIKADNTSKADYSTSPTAYPCCDSTKFMCRCKRDGYF; encoded by the exons atgaagGCAACGACCCCAATTATTATTACAGTGGCAGGGGGTTTCCTGCTATTTCAATTCTGGAGTTTATACGGTTATGTGGATGAAAAACCC AATTCGCGACCGAacttcattatattttttgctgaTGACATCGGATGGGGAGACCTCGGGGCGAACTGGAAAGAAAATCAACATGTAACACCAAATTTAAACAAGATGGCTGAAATGGGAATGAG GTTGACAGATTTTCACACTGGTTCATCTGTCTGTGCCCCATCAAGGGCAGCGTTGTTGACTGGAAGGCTTGGCGCTAGAACCGGACTTGTCACAAATTTTATTCCTAATTCTGTTGGAGGACTTCCAAGAAATGAAACCATACTTGCAGAGGTTCTTAAAGAAAATGGATACCGCACTGGAATGATTg GTAAATGGCATCTTGGTATTACGGAGAAATATCACCCAAGTTCGCGtggatttgatttttattatggaCTTCCTTACAGTAACGATATGGGATGTGTAGATGTGCCTACATTCAATCGTCCGATGTGTAAACCATGCGCAAAAACTCCAAGCAATAACACGTCGGATGTTAATGACGTTG TCTGCCAAGACTCCAATACAGCTGTACCTTTATACAAAAACCGAGATATCGTCGAACAACCCGTTGATTTAATAAACCTAGGAGATCATTACGCAGAAAAGGCACAGCAATTTATCTCTGAAGCATCTCAAGGAGATGAACCGTTCTTTCTTTATGTTGCGTTTGCCCATATGCATGTTCCGCACGCTCATGCTCCAAG GTTCACGAATTCAACCGATGTCAAAACTGTCTATGCTGATACTTTGCACGAAATGGATGACGTCATAGGAGGAATTCTCAGCACATTACACGAAGGAGGAAAAGAAGACAATACAATGATTTGGTTTACGGGTGACAACGGACCATGGCAATCAAAATGTGAATATGG AGGAAACAGCGGACCATTTCTTGGTACTTGGCTGACAACGACATACGGCGGAGGCTGTACAGCAAAATGTACAACTTGGGAGGCTGGTCACAGAGAACCTGCAATCGTTGTGTGGCCTGGCCACATCAAACCAAACACTTCAAGCGACGCACTGTTATCGTCTATGGACGTTTTCCCCACTATGTTGAAATCCGCGGGAATAGAAATGCCGAAGTATAGAAAGTATGACGGAATTGATGTGGCGAACGTCCTTCAAGGCGTATCAACCAAAGCACATGAT GTGCTTTATCATCCTAACAGTGGAGTAACTCATCCCATTGGTGAAATCGATACGATCCGTATGGGCCCATACAAAATATTCTGGAAGACAGGTGGTACAGGTGGAACATCTCGCAGTTGTAACGGCAAAGAAGCACCACAAGTATCTCACAACCCACCGCTTGTGTTTAATCTGGAGAAAGATCAAGCCGAAAGCACTCCGATTACCGCGCAGACCGATCCAGATTATCTGAAAATTCTAGAATCAGCCGAAAGCCTgagatcaaatattattgctGATATTAAAGCAGACAACACATCTAAAGCTGATTATTCAACGTCACCCACAGCTTATCCGTGCTGTGATTCAACAAAATTCATGTGCCGATGTAAAAGAGATGGCTATTTTTAA